One genomic segment of Solidesulfovibrio sp. includes these proteins:
- the cas4 gene encoding CRISPR-associated protein Cas4 — MYAEDELLSISALQHLLFCRRQCALIHIERVWAENAFTVRGGILHEKAHEQGYASRDGVRVARAVPLRSMELGLSGVADVVEFHEGRDGEIVFPVEYKLGQPKADACDTVQLCAQALCLEEMLSRPIEAGAIFYGRTRRRLAVAFDAALREATRAACDDLHAFIRAGVTPKARYDARCRSCSLEATCLPRACGGKRSARAYLRQAIEEP; from the coding sequence ATGTACGCGGAGGACGAGCTGCTTTCGATCTCGGCGCTCCAGCACCTGCTTTTTTGCCGGCGGCAGTGCGCGCTGATCCACATCGAACGCGTGTGGGCCGAAAACGCCTTCACCGTCCGGGGCGGCATCCTCCACGAAAAGGCCCACGAGCAGGGGTACGCGTCCCGCGACGGCGTGCGCGTCGCGCGGGCCGTGCCCCTGCGCTCCATGGAACTCGGGCTTTCCGGCGTGGCCGACGTGGTGGAATTCCACGAGGGCCGGGATGGGGAAATCGTTTTTCCGGTGGAATACAAGCTCGGCCAGCCCAAGGCCGACGCCTGCGATACGGTGCAGCTGTGCGCGCAGGCGCTTTGCCTGGAAGAGATGCTGTCGCGGCCCATCGAGGCCGGGGCGATCTTCTACGGCCGCACGCGGCGACGCCTGGCCGTGGCCTTCGACGCGGCGCTTCGCGAGGCAACCAGGGCGGCCTGCGACGACCTGCACGCCTTCATCCGGGCCGGCGTCACCCCCAAAGCCCGCTATGATGCACGCTGCCGTTCCTGTTCGCTCGAGGCGACGTGCCTGCCGCGGGCCTGCGGCGGCAAACGCTCGGCGCGGGCCTATCTGCGACAAGCCATCGAGGAGCCATGA
- the cas8c gene encoding type I-C CRISPR-associated protein Cas8c/Csd1, whose amino-acid sequence MILSALADYYYDRSSRGTDTDMPLSGFSRQKIHFALALDAAGRLVAPYVYDLRTREGTKLVARELVVPEAVKRSVGVAANFLWDNAGYVLGADDKGKPERAAKTFEAFKALCHAIGDGLDDAGMVAVLRFLDAWDPADGPALFGNRWEEMLKAANLVFRLEDESLAYVHERPAVREAWLRHRASGTRDARQGMCLVTGSKAPIARLHPSIKGVRDAQSSGASLVSFNQESFTSYGKEQSYNAPVGEPAAFAYTTALNHLLRKGSRQRVQIGDASTVFWTERPSKAEALVGEFFDPTADEGRLIDLRQTLESVRDGTMPIDDPEEFENGFCILGLAPNASRLSVRYWHRDTVGGMYTALLRHFDALALERTWDSDPEFPGMWRLLLETAAQKDPKNINPALAGAFMRSVLTGQPYPASLPAAVIGRIRADQTVNYLRAAMLKACLTRNAHKEVFVSLDPASPDIGYRLGRLFAVLEKAQQEAIPGANTTIRDRYYGSASATPAAVFPQLMRLAQHHIEKAEYGAVSDRRLEEILDGIQAFPKHLSLNEQGMFAIGYYHQRRENYKKTAKTEGDA is encoded by the coding sequence ATGATCCTTTCCGCTTTGGCCGACTATTATTACGACAGGAGCAGCCGGGGGACGGATACCGACATGCCGTTGTCCGGATTTTCCCGCCAGAAAATCCACTTCGCCCTGGCCCTCGACGCCGCGGGCCGGCTCGTTGCCCCGTATGTCTACGATCTGCGGACCCGCGAAGGGACAAAGCTCGTTGCCAGGGAACTGGTTGTCCCCGAAGCGGTGAAGCGCTCGGTCGGCGTCGCCGCCAATTTCCTCTGGGACAACGCCGGATACGTGCTGGGGGCCGACGACAAGGGCAAACCCGAACGCGCGGCCAAAACCTTCGAAGCCTTCAAGGCGCTGTGCCACGCCATCGGCGACGGCCTGGACGACGCCGGCATGGTCGCCGTGCTGCGCTTTTTGGACGCCTGGGACCCGGCCGACGGGCCGGCCCTTTTCGGCAATCGCTGGGAGGAGATGCTCAAGGCCGCCAACCTCGTTTTCCGCCTGGAAGACGAAAGCCTCGCGTATGTCCACGAACGGCCGGCCGTGCGCGAGGCCTGGCTGCGCCACCGGGCAAGCGGCACACGGGACGCGCGCCAGGGCATGTGCCTTGTTACCGGCTCCAAAGCGCCGATCGCCAGGTTGCACCCGAGCATAAAAGGCGTGCGCGACGCCCAATCCTCGGGCGCGTCGCTCGTCTCCTTCAACCAGGAATCCTTCACCTCCTACGGCAAGGAGCAAAGCTACAACGCCCCCGTGGGCGAGCCGGCCGCCTTTGCCTACACGACCGCGCTGAACCACTTGCTGCGCAAGGGGAGCAGGCAGCGGGTGCAGATCGGGGACGCGTCCACCGTGTTTTGGACCGAACGGCCGTCCAAGGCCGAGGCGCTCGTGGGCGAGTTCTTCGACCCCACGGCCGACGAAGGCCGGCTGATCGATCTGCGCCAGACCCTCGAAAGCGTCCGGGACGGCACCATGCCCATCGACGACCCGGAGGAGTTCGAAAACGGGTTTTGCATCCTGGGCCTTGCCCCCAACGCCTCGCGGCTGTCCGTGCGCTACTGGCACCGGGATACCGTGGGCGGCATGTATACCGCGCTGCTGCGGCACTTCGACGCGCTCGCCCTCGAACGCACCTGGGACAGCGATCCGGAATTCCCCGGCATGTGGCGGTTGTTGCTGGAAACCGCCGCCCAAAAAGACCCCAAGAACATCAACCCGGCCCTTGCCGGGGCGTTTATGCGTTCCGTACTGACCGGCCAGCCCTATCCGGCCAGCCTGCCGGCCGCCGTCATCGGCCGCATACGGGCCGATCAGACCGTCAATTACCTGCGCGCCGCCATGCTCAAGGCCTGCCTGACGCGCAATGCACACAAGGAGGTGTTCGTGAGTCTCGACCCCGCGTCCCCCGACATCGGCTACAGGCTCGGACGGCTCTTCGCCGTCCTGGAAAAGGCCCAACAAGAAGCCATACCCGGCGCCAACACCACCATCCGCGACCGCTACTACGGCTCGGCCTCGGCCACGCCGGCGGCGGTTTTTCCCCAGCTCATGCGGCTGGCCCAGCACCATATCGAAAAAGCCGAATACGGCGCTGTTTCCGATCGCCGCCTCGAGGAAATCCTGGACGGCATCCAAGCCTTCCCCAAACACCTGTCTCTGAACGAACAAGGCATGTTCGCCATCGGCTACTACCACCAGCGCCGCGAAAACTACAAAAAGACCGCCAAAACCGAAGGGGATGCCTAA
- the cas1c gene encoding type I-C CRISPR-associated endonuclease Cas1c, with protein sequence MKRHLNTLFVTTQGTYLFKDGETLALKVEDTVKLRLPIHTLEGVVCFGQVSASPFLLGHCAAHGVSVSFLTEHGRFLASVQGPTSGNVLLRRRQYRLADDPAASAALARFFLSGKLANARAVLRRALRDHGGKIEAEAVGQAIDRLSQHLDRLRTDMALDAARGMEGDAAHAYYGVFDHLIVAGKGDFAFAGRNRRPPLDPVNCLLSFLYVLLAHDVRSALETTGLDPAVGFLHRDRPGRPGLALDLMEEFRPFFADRLALTLMNLGKVKGKGFKRLESGAVVMDDATRKEVLMAYQERKQDVVEHPFLREKMPIGLLFHTQALLFARHLRGDLDGYPPYLWK encoded by the coding sequence ATGAAACGCCATCTCAATACGCTGTTCGTCACCACGCAAGGCACATACCTGTTCAAGGACGGGGAGACGCTGGCGCTTAAGGTCGAGGACACGGTCAAGCTGCGCCTGCCCATCCACACCCTCGAAGGCGTGGTCTGTTTCGGGCAGGTTTCGGCGAGCCCGTTTCTGCTCGGGCACTGCGCCGCACACGGCGTCTCCGTGAGCTTTCTTACGGAGCACGGCCGGTTTCTGGCCAGTGTGCAAGGGCCGACGTCGGGCAACGTGCTGTTGCGGCGGCGGCAATACCGCCTGGCCGACGACCCGGCGGCATCCGCGGCCCTGGCCCGATTTTTTCTTTCGGGCAAGCTGGCCAACGCGCGCGCCGTGTTGCGCCGCGCCCTGCGCGACCACGGCGGCAAGATCGAAGCCGAAGCGGTCGGGCAGGCCATCGACCGCCTTTCGCAGCATCTCGATCGGTTGCGAACGGACATGGCCCTTGACGCCGCGCGGGGCATGGAGGGCGACGCGGCCCATGCCTATTACGGCGTCTTCGACCACCTGATCGTTGCGGGCAAGGGCGATTTCGCCTTTGCCGGGCGCAACCGCCGGCCGCCCCTCGACCCGGTCAATTGCCTGCTGTCGTTTCTCTACGTGCTGCTTGCCCATGACGTGCGTTCGGCGCTGGAGACCACGGGGCTCGATCCGGCCGTGGGGTTCCTGCATCGGGACAGGCCGGGCCGGCCGGGGCTGGCGCTGGACCTTATGGAGGAGTTTCGGCCGTTTTTCGCGGACCGGCTGGCGCTGACGCTGATGAATCTGGGGAAGGTCAAGGGCAAGGGATTCAAGCGGCTGGAGAGCGGAGCCGTGGTCATGGACGACGCGACGCGCAAGGAGGTGCTCATGGCCTATCAGGAACGCAAGCAGGACGTGGTCGAGCACCCGTTTTTGCGGGAGAAGATGCCGATCGGGCTGTTGTTCCATACGCAGGCGCTGCTATTTGCGCGCCATTTGCGGGGGGACCTGGACGGCTATCCGCCGTATTTGTGGAAGTGA
- the cas7c gene encoding type I-C CRISPR-associated protein Cas7/Csd2 has product MSEPIKNRCEFVYLFDVENGNPNGDPDAGNMPRLDPETNYGLVTDVCLKRKIRNYVELAKGNADPFEIYVREKAVLGTVQGRAHAAVAKEGGKKADVIKEARDWMCAHFYDVRTFGAVMSLKENNCGQVRGPVQLNFARSIEPIVPLEVSITRMAVATEKEAESQSGDNRTMGRKHIVPYALYRAEGFVSAHLAAQTGFSEDDLALLWEALANMFDHDHSAARGKMSARKLVVFKHDSALGNAPAQKLFDLVGVARATDPDSPARSFADYAVTVDKTGVPAGVALIEKL; this is encoded by the coding sequence ATGAGCGAGCCCATCAAAAACCGCTGCGAGTTCGTGTATCTGTTCGACGTGGAAAACGGCAATCCCAACGGCGACCCCGACGCCGGCAACATGCCGCGCCTGGACCCGGAAACGAACTACGGCCTCGTCACGGACGTCTGCCTCAAGCGCAAGATCCGCAACTACGTGGAGCTGGCCAAGGGCAACGCCGACCCCTTCGAAATCTACGTCCGGGAAAAAGCCGTGCTCGGTACGGTCCAGGGCCGCGCCCATGCCGCCGTGGCCAAGGAAGGCGGCAAGAAGGCCGACGTCATCAAGGAAGCCCGGGATTGGATGTGCGCCCATTTCTACGACGTGCGCACCTTCGGCGCGGTCATGTCGCTTAAGGAAAACAACTGCGGCCAGGTGCGGGGGCCGGTGCAGCTCAACTTCGCCCGCAGCATCGAACCCATCGTGCCGCTGGAGGTCAGCATCACCCGCATGGCCGTGGCCACGGAAAAAGAGGCCGAAAGCCAGTCCGGCGACAACCGTACCATGGGCCGCAAACATATCGTGCCCTACGCCCTCTACCGGGCCGAAGGCTTCGTCTCCGCCCACCTGGCCGCGCAGACCGGCTTTTCCGAGGACGACCTGGCCCTTTTGTGGGAGGCGCTGGCCAACATGTTCGATCACGACCATTCGGCCGCGCGGGGCAAGATGAGCGCGCGCAAGCTGGTCGTCTTCAAGCACGATTCGGCGCTGGGCAACGCGCCGGCGCAAAAGCTCTTCGACCTGGTCGGCGTGGCCCGGGCCACGGACCCGGATTCCCCGGCCCGGTCTTTTGCCGATTATGCCGTGACCGTGGACAAGACCGGCGTCCCCGCCGGCGTTGCGCTCATCGAAAAACTGTAA
- the cas2 gene encoding CRISPR-associated endonuclease Cas2 — translation MMVLVSYDVATSDAGGAGRLRRVAKACQDFGQRVQFSVFECVVDPGQWERLRHRLTGLIDAEKDSLRFYYLGANWRGRVEHVGAKASLDPEGPLIV, via the coding sequence ATGATGGTGCTTGTGAGTTATGACGTCGCGACGTCCGATGCGGGCGGCGCGGGGCGGCTACGGCGCGTGGCCAAGGCGTGCCAGGATTTCGGGCAACGTGTGCAGTTTTCGGTGTTCGAGTGCGTTGTCGATCCGGGGCAATGGGAGCGGCTGCGGCATCGGCTCACGGGGCTGATCGACGCAGAGAAAGACAGCCTGCGTTTTTATTATCTCGGCGCGAACTGGCGCGGGCGTGTGGAGCATGTCGGTGCGAAAGCTTCCCTTGATCCCGAGGGGCCTCTTATCGTGTAG